In a single window of the Diospyros lotus cultivar Yz01 chromosome 10, ASM1463336v1, whole genome shotgun sequence genome:
- the LOC127811893 gene encoding cytochrome b5-like, with translation MGPEDRKVLSFAEVSLHSDMKDCWVIINGKAYDVTDFLLVHPGGQEILLMAAGKDASEEFENAGHGSAARLMLDEFYVGEVDPLSMPTTIVQTSPKQVLKYDKLSNVVFQLFRRFLPFSVLVVAIAIVRFFT, from the exons ATGGGGCCTGAAGATAGGAAGGTGCTCAGTTTTGCAGAAGTCTCCCTACACAGTGACATGAAAGACTGTTGGGTAATCATCAATGGCAAG GCATATGATGTGACAGACTTTTTGTTGGTGCATCCTGGTGGCCAAGAGATTTTGTTAATGGCAGCTG GGAAAGATGCAAGTGAAGAGTTTGAGAATGCCGGTCATGGCAGTGCTGCAAGGCTAATGTTGGACGAATTCTACGTTGGAGAGGTTGATCCATTGTCAATGCCTACAACCATTGTGCAGACATCTCCTAAGCAAGttcttaaatatgataaattgTCAAACGTCGTATTCCAACTCTTTCGGAGATTCCTTCCCTTTTCTGTCTTGGTTGTTGCCATTGCCATTGTTCGCTTCTTCACTTAA